The following are encoded together in the Thalassolituus oleivorans MIL-1 genome:
- the purB gene encoding adenylosuccinate lyase, translating into MELSALTAISPLDGRYGSKTIPLRAIFSEFGLIRARVEVEIRWLQRLADHQGIAEVPAFSAATNAQLNAIVSEFSEDDALRIKKIEATTNHDVKAVEYFIKEKFEGNDELQAVTEFVHFACTSEDINNLSHGLMLKAGRDDVVVPMMKEVANAIRKLAHDNAELPMLSRTHGQTASPTTLGKEMANVVARLERQIRQVENVEILGKINGAVGNYNAHLSAYPSIDWADNAQVFVSSLGLTFNPYTTQIEPHDYIAELFDAMARFNTILLDFDRDIWSYISFGYFKQRTIAGEVGSSTMPHKVNPIDFENSEGNLGLANAVFAHMATKLPVSRWQRDLTDSTVLRNMGVGIGYSLLAFQASLKGISKLEVNAARLAEDLDKAWEVLAEPVQTVMRRYGIEQPYEKLKAFTRGKAITRDAMIEFIETLELPQSAKDELNAMTPASYVGNAAAQAKAV; encoded by the coding sequence ATGGAACTGTCTGCATTAACCGCAATATCTCCACTAGATGGCCGTTATGGCAGCAAAACAATACCGCTGCGCGCTATTTTCTCTGAATTCGGCCTTATTCGTGCCCGTGTTGAAGTTGAGATTCGCTGGTTGCAACGCTTGGCCGATCATCAAGGCATTGCTGAAGTCCCTGCATTTTCAGCAGCAACCAATGCGCAACTGAACGCTATCGTGAGTGAGTTCAGCGAAGACGACGCTCTACGCATTAAAAAGATTGAAGCAACCACCAACCATGACGTAAAGGCGGTTGAGTATTTCATTAAAGAAAAATTCGAAGGCAACGACGAACTTCAAGCTGTTACTGAATTCGTGCATTTTGCTTGTACTTCAGAAGATATCAACAATCTGTCTCATGGCTTGATGCTAAAAGCCGGCCGCGATGACGTTGTTGTTCCTATGATGAAAGAAGTCGCTAACGCCATTCGTAAGCTGGCTCACGACAACGCCGAATTGCCAATGCTATCACGTACACACGGCCAAACTGCGTCGCCAACGACCCTTGGTAAAGAGATGGCGAACGTCGTTGCTCGTTTAGAACGTCAAATTCGTCAGGTCGAGAATGTCGAAATCCTTGGCAAAATCAATGGTGCTGTCGGTAACTACAATGCTCACCTTTCAGCCTACCCAAGCATTGATTGGGCTGATAACGCGCAGGTATTTGTATCCTCATTGGGCTTAACCTTTAACCCATACACCACGCAAATTGAACCGCACGATTACATCGCTGAACTATTTGATGCGATGGCACGCTTCAACACTATCCTGCTTGATTTTGACCGCGACATTTGGAGCTACATCTCATTTGGTTACTTTAAACAACGTACGATTGCTGGCGAAGTTGGTTCTTCAACAATGCCGCATAAAGTTAACCCAATTGATTTCGAAAACTCGGAAGGCAACCTTGGCCTAGCCAATGCTGTATTCGCTCACATGGCGACCAAACTGCCTGTATCTCGCTGGCAGCGTGACCTTACCGACTCAACAGTTCTGCGTAATATGGGGGTTGGCATTGGTTATAGCCTATTAGCGTTCCAAGCCAGCCTTAAAGGTATCAGCAAGTTAGAAGTCAACGCTGCGCGTTTGGCAGAAGATCTGGATAAAGCTTGGGAAGTATTGGCTGAGCCCGTTCAAACGGTTATGCGTCGTTATGGTATCGAACAGCCATACGAAAAACTAAAAGCCTTCACTCGTGGCAAAGCGATTACGCGTGACGCTATGATCGAGTTCATTGAAACTCTAGAGTTACCGCAATCGGCAAAAGACGAGCT